A single Crateriforma conspicua DNA region contains:
- a CDS encoding putative bifunctional lysylphosphatidylglycerol flippase/synthetase has translation MIKKHHLRNAIGPVFAIGLFLLAIRLLIHEAQEITWEEFKGGLIGVDPMYLGIAAFLVALNYGLLTCYDILALRYVLRPLPLPRVMLVSFLGFSLGNNLGTLLAAAPIRYRYYRQFGLSHHQLMGMMSVLALTFWSGLAWLGGTVLILSPIQLPADIPIPFGTRTLGVGLLTIAVAYTALCFLWRKPWPIGKLHLRLPQPGLAIAQASVAAVDLIISAMTLYLCMPSDANVPFPLVLSAFLVAITISIITQVPGGLGVLELILYALLKDTVGKPVLAAVLIFRVLYFFLPLVFGMITLVAHEIYVGALEAKEAKDEINHESQAAPRPSAKPESASRTPNPTSQTPASVDPSEAIASGRTGTD, from the coding sequence TTGATCAAAAAGCATCACCTACGAAACGCCATCGGACCGGTCTTTGCGATCGGTCTTTTTCTGTTGGCGATCCGTCTGCTGATCCACGAAGCCCAAGAAATCACATGGGAAGAATTCAAGGGCGGTTTGATCGGCGTCGACCCGATGTACCTGGGCATCGCGGCTTTCTTGGTCGCGCTGAACTACGGTCTGCTGACCTGTTATGACATCCTGGCGTTGCGGTATGTGCTGCGTCCGTTGCCTCTGCCGCGGGTGATGCTGGTTTCGTTCCTGGGATTTTCGCTGGGAAATAATCTGGGAACGCTGCTGGCGGCTGCCCCGATTCGCTATCGCTATTACCGCCAGTTCGGGCTGAGCCATCATCAATTGATGGGCATGATGAGCGTCTTGGCGTTGACGTTTTGGAGCGGTCTGGCGTGGCTAGGCGGCACCGTCTTGATCCTTAGCCCGATCCAGTTGCCGGCCGACATTCCGATTCCGTTCGGCACCCGGACGCTGGGCGTTGGCTTGCTGACCATCGCCGTCGCCTACACGGCATTGTGTTTTCTGTGGCGCAAGCCCTGGCCGATCGGCAAACTTCATTTGCGTTTGCCTCAACCGGGCTTGGCCATCGCCCAGGCTTCGGTCGCAGCGGTCGATTTGATCATCAGCGCGATGACGCTGTACCTGTGCATGCCCAGTGACGCGAATGTGCCGTTCCCGTTGGTCCTGTCGGCGTTCCTGGTGGCGATCACGATCAGCATCATTACCCAAGTCCCCGGCGGCTTGGGCGTTTTGGAATTGATTCTGTACGCTTTGCTGAAAGACACGGTCGGCAAGCCGGTGCTGGCCGCGGTGCTGATCTTTCGTGTGCTGTATTTCTTCTTGCCGCTGGTGTTCGGCATGATCACCTTGGTCGCCCACGAGATTTACGTGGGTGCGTTGGAGGCCAAGGAAGCGAAGGACGAAATCAATCACGAGTCCCAGGCTGCGCCCCGCCCGTCTGCAAAGCCGGAATCCGCTTCCCGAACACCGAATCCAACATCCCAGACGCCGGCGTCGGTGGATCCTTCCGAAGCCATCGCAAGCGGGCGAACGGGCACCGATTGA
- a CDS encoding ABC transporter ATP-binding protein encodes MTETPAEQASSEPTTAAKRPMIEAIGLSKFYGPFAASRDITFSVGEGELVAFLGPNGAGKSTTMKMLTGYIAPSEGVAKIAGHNMMEDRIAGSRRLGYLPESGPLYYEMTPMAMLSFFADARGLSSAIKKDRIDKVVDICDLSTVMYKPISKLSKGFKQRVGMSQALLHEPDVLILDEPTAGLDPNQIRGVRKTMRRLSETKTILLSTHILQEVEAMADRVVLINEGRMRYDGSVEGLRQRGDGDLDDAFHSLTLGEAMEPSET; translated from the coding sequence ATGACAGAAACGCCTGCTGAACAGGCTTCTAGCGAGCCCACCACCGCGGCCAAACGGCCGATGATCGAAGCGATCGGACTTTCCAAGTTCTATGGTCCGTTCGCCGCCAGCCGTGACATCACCTTTTCGGTCGGCGAAGGCGAATTGGTCGCTTTCCTTGGTCCCAATGGTGCCGGCAAAAGCACCACGATGAAGATGTTGACCGGTTACATCGCGCCCAGCGAAGGTGTCGCGAAGATCGCCGGGCACAACATGATGGAAGACCGGATCGCCGGCAGCCGTCGTTTGGGGTACCTGCCCGAAAGCGGCCCCCTGTATTACGAAATGACCCCGATGGCGATGCTCAGTTTCTTCGCCGACGCTCGTGGGCTTTCATCGGCGATCAAGAAAGACCGGATCGACAAAGTGGTCGACATTTGTGACTTGTCGACCGTCATGTACAAACCGATCAGCAAGTTGTCCAAAGGTTTCAAGCAGCGTGTCGGCATGAGCCAAGCACTGTTGCACGAACCCGACGTGTTGATCCTGGACGAACCGACCGCCGGTTTGGATCCCAACCAGATTCGCGGCGTTCGAAAGACGATGCGACGGCTGAGTGAAACCAAGACGATTTTGCTGTCGACACACATTCTGCAGGAAGTCGAAGCGATGGCTGATCGTGTCGTGCTGATCAACGAAGGCCGAATGCGTTACGACGGCAGCGTCGAAGGTTTGCGTCAGCGCGGCGACGGTGACCTGGACGATGCGTTCCATTCGCTGACCCTTGGCGAAGCGATGGAACCGTCGGAAACTTGA
- a CDS encoding DUF4340 domain-containing protein, whose amino-acid sequence MNENTKTGIFWGAAAVMMGIGAMLAWPTKTTNELDSVIGQPLFGEFKDPLAAQSLRIVTYDAEQAKLKPFEVRKDGETGLWTIPSRSGYPADAVDQMTDAANALVDLKILDIQTENAEDHDDLGVLEPKLEDLEGGEDGVGRLVTFKDSSQKTLASLIVGFPVKDEEGKIYVRKPGEDPVYVVKLDDSPLTTKFQDWIEEDLLQLSSIEIKQVQIKDYTASLNATINGLTVQWDRNFEATASVDGSDWSIDQLLVYDANNPQAEPTPAEIPDDASANKETLDEMKNALDDLRIVDVVRKPEGMSASLKADESLVSNNEARQSLLDRGFFPVGDEIISAYGETTVTLDDGVQYVLRFGDVTGMTEEQEDASEDDEEGSDEEASGTGVNRYLLVTTRVKDDFFPAPELDEVPKDLDDLDALMKQRLEASMPAEPTASEQPDDEATPEQAETAEAESSPSDESESMEAEDESADNEDADEPSADEDSAESTPSEEASTEEASDEASDAGGDDAQADAPEQQTVEGEAEGQGSGGGMQADDESTADDAPEEEASEENTEGDQETASQEDAASDEASDDTSEAAPETSDEGDDQISYEDMTEEEKLELLEAEQEKITKANQRKLDERKEKVDAAARRVRELNERFADWYYVIPESTYRELRISRDDLFATETDDADAPGLPGGMQLPSGPSFGMPPTPQTP is encoded by the coding sequence ATGAACGAAAACACCAAAACCGGAATTTTTTGGGGGGCCGCCGCTGTCATGATGGGCATCGGCGCGATGCTCGCTTGGCCCACCAAGACAACCAACGAATTGGATTCCGTCATCGGGCAACCGTTGTTCGGCGAATTCAAAGACCCCTTGGCCGCACAGAGTTTGCGCATTGTTACTTACGATGCGGAACAGGCCAAACTGAAACCATTCGAAGTCCGCAAGGATGGGGAAACCGGACTGTGGACGATCCCGTCACGCAGCGGCTATCCCGCCGACGCGGTCGATCAAATGACCGATGCGGCCAACGCACTGGTCGACCTAAAGATCTTGGACATCCAAACCGAGAACGCCGAAGACCATGACGACCTGGGTGTTTTGGAGCCCAAGTTGGAAGACTTGGAAGGCGGCGAAGACGGTGTCGGACGCTTGGTGACGTTCAAGGATTCGTCACAAAAGACCTTGGCATCGCTGATCGTCGGTTTCCCCGTCAAAGACGAAGAGGGCAAGATCTATGTCCGCAAGCCCGGTGAAGATCCGGTCTACGTCGTCAAACTGGACGATTCGCCGTTGACGACGAAGTTCCAAGATTGGATCGAAGAAGACCTGCTTCAGCTTTCCAGCATCGAAATCAAGCAGGTCCAAATCAAAGACTACACCGCTTCGCTGAACGCGACCATCAACGGGTTGACCGTCCAGTGGGACCGGAATTTCGAAGCCACCGCGTCTGTCGATGGCAGCGATTGGTCGATCGATCAGTTGCTGGTGTACGATGCGAACAATCCGCAAGCCGAACCCACGCCGGCGGAGATTCCCGACGACGCTTCGGCCAACAAAGAAACCTTGGACGAGATGAAGAACGCGTTGGATGATCTGCGGATCGTCGACGTCGTTCGTAAACCCGAAGGAATGTCGGCAAGCTTGAAGGCGGACGAATCGCTGGTCAGCAACAACGAAGCACGGCAATCATTGCTGGATCGCGGGTTCTTCCCCGTCGGCGATGAAATCATCAGTGCTTACGGCGAAACCACCGTCACGCTGGACGATGGCGTGCAATACGTCCTGCGGTTCGGCGACGTGACGGGGATGACCGAAGAACAAGAAGATGCATCGGAGGATGACGAAGAAGGATCCGACGAAGAAGCGTCCGGTACCGGTGTGAACCGCTATCTGTTGGTGACCACTCGTGTCAAAGACGATTTCTTTCCGGCCCCCGAACTGGATGAAGTCCCCAAGGATCTGGATGACTTGGACGCGTTGATGAAACAACGTTTGGAAGCGTCGATGCCGGCCGAGCCGACCGCATCCGAGCAACCAGACGACGAAGCAACGCCGGAACAGGCGGAAACGGCCGAGGCGGAATCTTCGCCAAGCGACGAATCGGAGTCGATGGAAGCCGAGGATGAATCGGCCGACAATGAAGACGCTGATGAACCGTCGGCCGACGAAGATTCGGCAGAATCGACGCCGTCTGAGGAAGCATCGACCGAGGAAGCATCCGACGAAGCGTCGGATGCAGGTGGCGACGATGCACAGGCCGACGCACCCGAACAGCAAACGGTCGAAGGCGAAGCCGAAGGCCAGGGCAGCGGCGGCGGTATGCAGGCCGACGATGAATCCACCGCCGATGACGCCCCCGAAGAAGAGGCTTCGGAAGAAAATACCGAGGGCGATCAAGAGACCGCTTCGCAAGAAGACGCCGCTTCGGACGAGGCTTCGGATGACACTTCCGAAGCAGCACCGGAGACCTCGGACGAAGGCGATGACCAGATCTCCTATGAGGACATGACCGAGGAGGAGAAGCTGGAGTTGCTGGAAGCCGAGCAGGAGAAGATCACCAAGGCGAACCAACGCAAGTTGGATGAACGCAAGGAAAAAGTGGATGCCGCGGCACGCCGCGTTCGCGAGCTGAACGAAAGGTTTGCGGATTGGTATTACGTGATTCCTGAATCCACGTACCGTGAATTGCGAATCAGCCGCGATGATCTGTTCGCAACGGAAACGGACGATGCGGATGCCCCGGGGCTACCGGGCGGGATGCAATTGCCAAGTGGTCCCAGCTTTGGCATGCCGCCCACGCCCCAGACGCCCTGA
- a CDS encoding Gldg family protein — protein sequence MALDNVTSALVSLLIMDLVFLLVLVAVVALLAGTKKAAFAVMKRNFVGYFSNPTGYVFLCIFVFLTSVAAFWPYEFFNSNLATLDQLNYWYPLIMLVFIPAITMSIWAEEKRQGTDELLLTLPADDFDIVIGKYMSAAAIFTASLLFSQLSTFTTLAILTQGGLDTGLIFTTYLGYWFVGLTMIAIGMIASFLTGNLTVGFILGALFNAPLAFASLADSISPNRAIAQWIAGSGIARPFDDFGRGVISSSSVIYFILVAAVALYVCMILIGRRHWTGGKDGSGMVWHYLARTLALVVFTVGAVLAFRNQDVVRHDATEGKVSSLAGATKDLIQNLDADRPIVVDAFISSDVPELYAKTRYELINLLKEFRSEASKRGRTIEVNLYDGIELFSEEAALAAERFGIEPVERMVREKGAFQQKQFILGAAFKSGLQKVTVPIFEYGIPTEYELVRSINTVASGAKKRLGLVTTDARLMGGVVTAGMQMQRVEKHPLVDELSKQYEVEEVDMNSPVTPGMFDVLVAVQPSSLSPPQFERFVDAVKAGVPTAIFEDPLPVGRSYITPTGRPKQGGGGMAAMFGGGQQEPKGDIRQLWDVLELDVPGQPNMNQLYDSKLAWQAHNPYPNLAESANELWVFIDENQQGLREGDAMNDESRITSGLSQVLAIMPGVVDGKSESSLNHIPLMSTGENSGSLSYTEVEQALNTRQPISQLINSVQPGRHIAIAIEGKGGDEGDDADDQGDAESTDDDQADAKDHPIRAVYVADTDLMLPDFLLIRADPNAAQDVRFQFQNVTFILNAIDWLADQTQFIDVRNHEPIFASLKMIDSVKDQAMGDVRLRSKEFQNDYDAAVREAEEKMQSEIQSLQKEIEKLTKQSQDGKIPTSVLREKQTTFAMMQEAQQRALAVKTQKFERQRDKKVQEIERLADQKVTEIQNKVKTAAVVLPCIPPLVIGVIVFASRRLRERETITKARLK from the coding sequence ATGGCACTCGACAACGTTACATCCGCCTTGGTCAGCTTGCTGATCATGGACCTCGTGTTTTTGTTGGTCTTGGTTGCCGTCGTCGCATTATTGGCGGGCACCAAAAAGGCCGCGTTTGCGGTGATGAAACGAAACTTCGTCGGATACTTCAGCAATCCGACCGGTTACGTTTTCCTCTGCATCTTCGTCTTCCTGACGTCGGTCGCCGCGTTTTGGCCCTACGAGTTTTTCAACAGCAATCTGGCCACCTTGGATCAGCTGAATTACTGGTACCCGTTGATCATGTTGGTCTTCATCCCGGCGATCACGATGTCGATCTGGGCGGAAGAAAAGCGTCAGGGGACTGATGAATTGTTGCTGACACTGCCAGCCGACGACTTCGACATCGTGATCGGTAAATACATGTCGGCGGCCGCGATTTTCACCGCGTCGTTGCTGTTCAGCCAACTCAGCACCTTCACCACGCTGGCCATCTTGACCCAGGGCGGTCTGGATACCGGGCTGATCTTCACGACGTACTTGGGCTATTGGTTCGTCGGACTGACGATGATCGCCATCGGCATGATCGCGTCGTTCCTGACGGGCAATTTGACGGTCGGGTTTATCCTGGGGGCTCTGTTCAATGCCCCGCTGGCATTCGCGTCGCTGGCCGATTCGATCAGCCCCAACCGAGCGATCGCCCAGTGGATCGCCGGCAGCGGAATCGCCCGGCCGTTTGATGATTTCGGTCGCGGCGTGATCAGCAGTTCGTCGGTGATCTACTTCATCCTGGTCGCTGCGGTCGCCCTGTACGTTTGCATGATTTTGATCGGCCGCCGTCACTGGACCGGTGGCAAGGACGGCAGCGGGATGGTGTGGCACTACCTGGCCCGGACGCTTGCCCTGGTCGTCTTCACCGTCGGTGCCGTTTTGGCGTTCCGCAACCAAGACGTCGTTCGGCATGACGCGACCGAAGGCAAAGTCAGTTCGCTGGCCGGTGCCACCAAAGATCTGATTCAGAACTTGGATGCCGATCGCCCGATCGTCGTTGATGCTTTCATCAGCAGTGACGTTCCGGAACTGTACGCCAAGACGCGGTACGAATTGATCAACCTGTTGAAGGAGTTCCGCAGCGAAGCCAGCAAACGCGGCCGCACGATCGAAGTCAACTTATACGACGGCATCGAATTGTTCAGCGAGGAAGCCGCGTTGGCCGCCGAGCGATTCGGTATCGAACCGGTCGAACGAATGGTCCGCGAAAAGGGGGCGTTCCAACAGAAACAATTCATTCTGGGTGCGGCGTTCAAATCGGGCTTACAGAAAGTGACCGTGCCGATCTTTGAATACGGCATTCCCACCGAATACGAACTGGTCCGCAGTATCAACACCGTCGCCAGTGGTGCAAAGAAGCGTTTGGGATTGGTCACCACCGATGCCAGGTTGATGGGCGGCGTCGTCACCGCGGGCATGCAAATGCAGCGTGTGGAAAAGCACCCCTTGGTCGACGAATTGTCCAAACAGTACGAAGTCGAAGAAGTCGATATGAATTCGCCGGTCACTCCCGGCATGTTCGACGTGTTGGTGGCGGTTCAGCCGTCGTCGTTGTCGCCGCCGCAATTCGAACGCTTCGTCGATGCGGTCAAAGCGGGCGTGCCCACGGCGATCTTCGAAGACCCGTTGCCGGTCGGTCGCAGCTACATCACCCCCACCGGTCGCCCCAAACAGGGCGGCGGCGGTATGGCCGCGATGTTCGGTGGCGGACAACAGGAACCCAAGGGCGATATTCGCCAGCTGTGGGACGTGTTGGAATTGGACGTTCCCGGCCAACCCAACATGAACCAACTGTATGATTCCAAGTTGGCGTGGCAGGCCCACAACCCGTACCCGAATTTGGCCGAATCTGCCAACGAATTGTGGGTCTTCATCGACGAAAACCAGCAGGGTCTTCGCGAAGGCGACGCGATGAACGATGAAAGTCGCATCACGTCGGGCTTGTCTCAAGTCTTGGCGATCATGCCCGGTGTCGTCGACGGGAAAAGCGAATCAAGCCTGAATCACATTCCGTTGATGTCGACGGGCGAAAACAGTGGTTCGTTGTCGTACACCGAAGTCGAACAGGCGTTGAACACTCGCCAGCCGATTTCGCAACTGATCAATTCCGTCCAGCCCGGCCGTCACATCGCGATCGCGATCGAAGGCAAGGGCGGCGACGAAGGTGATGATGCCGACGATCAGGGCGATGCCGAATCCACCGATGATGATCAGGCGGATGCAAAAGATCATCCAATTCGTGCCGTCTATGTCGCCGACACGGATTTGATGCTGCCCGATTTCTTGTTGATCCGGGCCGATCCGAACGCCGCCCAAGATGTTCGGTTCCAATTCCAAAACGTGACATTCATCCTGAACGCGATCGACTGGTTGGCAGACCAAACTCAGTTCATCGACGTTCGAAATCACGAACCGATTTTTGCCAGCCTAAAAATGATCGACTCGGTCAAAGACCAGGCGATGGGCGACGTGCGTTTGCGATCCAAAGAATTCCAAAACGACTACGACGCCGCGGTCCGCGAGGCAGAAGAAAAGATGCAAAGCGAGATCCAGTCGCTGCAGAAAGAAATTGAAAAGCTGACCAAGCAAAGCCAGGACGGAAAGATTCCGACGTCCGTCTTGCGTGAAAAGCAAACGACGTTCGCGATGATGCAGGAAGCACAGCAACGTGCGTTGGCGGTCAAAACCCAAAAGTTCGAACGTCAACGGGACAAGAAGGTCCAGGAAATCGAACGCTTGGCTGACCAGAAGGTCACCGAGATCCAGAACAAGGTGAAAACCGCTGCGGTCGTTTTGCCGTGTATCCCACCGTTGGTCATCGGCGTCATCGTCTTTGCGTCACGTCGATTGCGTGAACGCGAAACCATCACCAAGGCACGATTGAAATAG
- a CDS encoding DUF6800 family protein gives MAGIERVREIKRLRTRRKKTKYLVNRAKNGSMEKAEAIRKLRALTPGAEDIIKREGLA, from the coding sequence ATGGCTGGAATCGAACGCGTCCGCGAAATCAAACGTCTGCGCACCCGTCGCAAGAAGACCAAGTACCTGGTCAATCGTGCCAAAAACGGTTCGATGGAAAAGGCCGAAGCGATCCGCAAGTTGCGTGCGTTGACCCCGGGCGCCGAGGACATCATCAAGCGTGAAGGCCTGGCCTGA
- the topA gene encoding type I DNA topoisomerase, with translation MAETTANANSGKQGKSLVIVESPAKARTISKFLGKGYQVEASVGHIRDLPGGAKEMPKKYKKEPWAYLGVNTEQDFTPIYIVPADKKKQVDKLKAALADADSLYLATDEDREGEAISWHLHELLKPKVPVHRLVFHEITREAIQNALNSPREIDDGLVRAQETRRILDRLYGYDVSQLLWKKVGRGLSAGRVQSVAVRLIVQRERERMAFVDATYWDLEAVFKTAAGESLPATLSAVGGRKIPSGKDFDSTNGQLKNPELLQLSESEAADLATRLKESDFEVTSVEVKPFTERPRAPFTTSTMQQEANRKLGMTARRCMQAAQRLYENGYITYMRTDSTTLSTEAVNAARNKVRSEYGEKFLHSSPRVYKSKVKNAQEAHEAIRPAGTDFRLPESVRGELERDQFLLYDLIWKRTIACQMADAQKQRISVVIEGGDATFTASGTSILFEGFLRAYVEGSDDPAKELADKERLLPPVKTEDPLSADSLDPKSHTTQPPARFSEASLTRTLEEKGIGRPSTYASIIETIQNRDYVYKKGNALVPSWTAFSVVRLMEDHFGPLVDYEFTAQMEDYLDSISRNEAEALEYLKKFYFGDESVAEGGESKSIGLKPRLESKVEEIDPRVTAKFLLGVPEDGPHREEVFVRVGKYGPFLEQGERKAPIPDGLAPDELNLAMAMELFEQASKEDQPLGTHPDTGKPIYLKVGRFGPYIQLGENDDEEKKNKSLLKGMSIDDLTLETACQLLSLPRTLGNHPESGEPIEANDGRYGPYIRCEKDTRSLPAGVSPLSVTLDEAIALLKQPKTRGRAAPKEPIKVFEQKSPVTDNEVKVLEGRYGPYVTDGETNASTPKGTDPKELKFEDALTLLAERAARAPKKKKKAKKKAAKKKATKKAAKKKTTKKKAAKKKAAKKNTKLKGLPSDE, from the coding sequence ATGGCCGAAACGACCGCGAACGCTAATTCAGGCAAACAGGGAAAGAGCCTGGTGATCGTCGAATCGCCGGCCAAAGCACGTACGATTAGCAAATTTTTGGGCAAGGGATACCAGGTCGAGGCCAGTGTTGGCCACATTCGCGACCTGCCCGGTGGCGCCAAAGAAATGCCCAAGAAGTACAAAAAAGAACCTTGGGCCTACCTGGGCGTGAACACCGAACAGGATTTCACGCCGATCTACATCGTCCCGGCCGACAAGAAAAAACAGGTCGACAAGCTGAAAGCCGCTCTGGCCGACGCCGACAGCCTGTACCTGGCGACGGACGAAGACCGCGAAGGGGAAGCGATCAGCTGGCACTTGCACGAGCTGCTGAAGCCCAAAGTGCCGGTGCACCGTCTGGTTTTCCACGAAATCACACGCGAAGCGATCCAAAATGCGTTGAATTCGCCCCGCGAAATCGACGACGGTCTGGTCCGCGCCCAAGAAACGCGTCGGATTTTGGACCGCTTGTACGGTTACGACGTTTCCCAATTGCTGTGGAAAAAAGTCGGCCGGGGGCTTTCGGCCGGCCGCGTGCAGAGTGTCGCGGTGCGGCTAATCGTCCAGCGCGAACGGGAACGCATGGCGTTCGTCGACGCGACCTACTGGGACCTGGAAGCCGTCTTCAAGACCGCCGCCGGTGAATCGTTGCCCGCCACGTTGTCGGCGGTCGGCGGACGAAAGATCCCCAGCGGAAAAGACTTTGATTCGACCAACGGTCAACTGAAAAATCCCGAGCTGTTACAGCTCAGTGAATCGGAGGCCGCGGATCTGGCGACGCGGTTGAAAGAGTCCGATTTCGAAGTCACGTCGGTGGAGGTCAAGCCGTTTACCGAGCGGCCGCGGGCTCCGTTCACAACCAGCACGATGCAACAGGAAGCCAACCGCAAACTGGGCATGACCGCCCGGCGATGCATGCAGGCGGCCCAGCGGTTGTACGAAAACGGTTACATCACCTACATGCGGACCGACAGCACGACGTTGTCGACCGAAGCGGTCAATGCGGCACGCAACAAAGTCCGCAGCGAGTACGGCGAAAAATTTCTGCACAGTTCGCCGCGGGTTTACAAAAGCAAAGTCAAAAACGCCCAGGAGGCTCACGAAGCGATTCGGCCCGCGGGGACGGATTTCCGGTTGCCCGAATCGGTCCGTGGCGAATTGGAACGCGATCAATTCCTGCTGTACGACTTGATCTGGAAACGCACGATCGCCTGTCAGATGGCCGACGCGCAAAAGCAACGCATCAGCGTGGTGATCGAAGGCGGCGATGCGACCTTCACCGCCAGCGGAACCAGCATCCTGTTCGAAGGTTTCTTGCGGGCCTACGTCGAAGGCAGCGATGACCCGGCCAAGGAACTGGCCGACAAAGAACGCTTGTTGCCGCCGGTCAAAACGGAAGACCCGCTGTCCGCCGATTCACTGGATCCCAAGAGTCACACGACCCAGCCGCCGGCCCGTTTCAGCGAAGCTTCGTTGACGCGAACGCTGGAAGAAAAAGGCATCGGTCGGCCCAGTACCTACGCGTCGATCATCGAAACGATCCAGAACCGCGATTACGTCTACAAAAAAGGCAATGCGCTGGTTCCCAGCTGGACCGCCTTCAGTGTCGTTCGGTTGATGGAAGACCACTTCGGCCCGCTGGTCGATTACGAGTTCACCGCCCAGATGGAAGACTATCTGGATTCGATCAGCCGCAACGAAGCGGAGGCGTTGGAGTATCTGAAGAAGTTTTACTTCGGCGATGAATCCGTGGCCGAAGGCGGAGAATCGAAATCCATCGGCCTGAAACCTCGCTTGGAAAGTAAGGTCGAAGAAATCGATCCGCGGGTCACCGCCAAATTCTTGCTGGGCGTTCCCGAAGACGGTCCACACCGCGAAGAAGTCTTTGTTCGCGTCGGCAAGTACGGGCCGTTTCTGGAACAGGGGGAACGCAAGGCACCAATCCCCGATGGCCTGGCACCCGATGAACTGAACCTGGCCATGGCCATGGAACTGTTCGAACAGGCGTCCAAGGAAGACCAACCGCTGGGGACGCACCCCGACACGGGCAAACCGATCTATTTGAAGGTCGGTCGATTCGGGCCGTACATCCAGTTGGGCGAAAACGACGACGAGGAAAAGAAGAACAAGTCGTTGCTCAAGGGCATGTCGATCGACGACCTGACATTGGAAACCGCTTGTCAGTTGTTGTCGTTGCCCCGCACGCTGGGAAATCATCCCGAATCGGGAGAGCCGATCGAAGCCAACGACGGACGGTATGGGCCGTACATTCGATGCGAAAAGGACACGCGTTCGCTGCCCGCCGGCGTGTCACCGCTCAGCGTGACCTTGGACGAAGCGATCGCGCTGCTGAAACAGCCCAAGACCCGCGGACGTGCGGCACCGAAAGAGCCGATCAAGGTTTTCGAACAAAAATCACCCGTCACCGATAATGAAGTCAAGGTGCTGGAGGGTCGCTATGGACCCTACGTCACTGACGGCGAAACCAACGCATCGACGCCCAAGGGCACCGACCCGAAAGAACTGAAGTTCGAAGACGCGTTGACGCTGTTGGCCGAACGGGCCGCTCGGGCGCCAAAGAAGAAGAAAAAGGCCAAGAAGAAAGCCGCCAAGAAAAAGGCGACCAAGAAAGCGGCCAAGAAGAAAACCACAAAGAAGAAGGCGGCCAAGAAAAAGGCCGCCAAGAAAAACACCAAGCTGAAAGGCTTGCCCAGCGACGAATAG